Proteins found in one Candidatus Sysuiplasma acidicola genomic segment:
- a CDS encoding helix-turn-helix domain-containing protein, whose translation MSGSSAEGREKGNDPYDLVLDALSNSTKMSVLLLLARNEKLTVTQMARHIRVTRSNLYHFVAEMVKDGLLAEPEVVVKKNHIEKYYSQNHEFWKAIDPFAQNRRMLEKLTPDEGRKLLRSALLSMSLQYRLYADEFANATDEEMERVAEQFGKNRLMLSVWSVDDDVFDMVVSSVKKLLADVVAEGNRRPARKGKAEQNSVYIACIPDIFNRRT comes from the coding sequence GTGTCTGGATCATCTGCCGAAGGAAGGGAAAAAGGGAATGACCCGTACGACCTCGTACTGGATGCACTGAGCAATTCGACAAAAATGAGCGTACTTCTTCTGCTGGCAAGGAACGAAAAGCTGACTGTGACGCAGATGGCCAGACACATCAGGGTCACAAGGTCAAACCTCTATCACTTCGTGGCCGAGATGGTGAAGGACGGACTTCTCGCAGAACCCGAGGTGGTCGTGAAGAAGAACCATATCGAGAAATACTACTCCCAGAACCATGAGTTCTGGAAGGCAATAGATCCGTTCGCCCAGAACAGAAGGATGCTTGAGAAGCTGACGCCGGACGAGGGCAGGAAACTGCTGCGTTCAGCACTGCTTTCCATGAGTCTGCAGTACCGTCTGTATGCGGATGAATTTGCGAATGCAACGGATGAGGAGATGGAACGTGTGGCCGAACAGTTCGGGAAGAACAGGCTCATGCTGTCCGTCTGGTCTGTTGACGATGATGTCTTCGACATGGTTGTCTCCTCGGTGAAGAAGCTGCTGGCGGATGTCGTGGCCGAGGGTAACAGGCGTCCGGCAAGGAAAGGCAAGGCGGAGCAGAACAGCGTATATATCGCATGCATACCAGACATCTTCAACCGCCGCACCTGA